The Seriola aureovittata isolate HTS-2021-v1 ecotype China chromosome 2, ASM2101889v1, whole genome shotgun sequence genome has a segment encoding these proteins:
- the cfap92 gene encoding uncharacterized protein FLJ43738 — MVKAHKAQSCYHIEYKLFPGDTETIKVDLIVFGPVAKMYKEDEFKILRTWHEADQTWVGWTQIFKVRVDRDMLISLLPHKIKLEICNSKDKLCSQARYERLKAFKLPQDLPDDTTDMCDKNLAPQVKTGFQKPTDDYDLEDIKKNGTASVEVSPIRLLAGDTSVTERFPVYSFGVFEVMFNICLDRPLLSDQLIAELNPLVITILSAKSMPSSPVPFHVLQEKCMPVYCQYKFHNLSMHKTNHHKHGPNIYFRDVNVILTGLMSPQELQEFLSSPPLQIEVHDRDRKLEETPKTPAMLGTGSDDHIQSDAAPFKHKMKAFNSYGIASLDLSELLLGRKSLKLYLPIKCCSPPPQLDREGSARNRTVTDTAASKDPMPQAHYYDANSQLKVTVEVARPLNVKTDSCESESYDGPFGRIVYLFDYNNFSVMTKLRSEILTINASAFHLAPRSLENIERALSNYTMNFKHDESKDLDFVSGFHVLDKRRHIFVLEGLKHKAVKRLWEAVPMMLSESEEEQVIVRYNPNLCFFKRIYDSLDMGLSPIHLSASLQTIMRQPRLYIRGMIPQPCFQALSRLSQLAQVRQLKDVVQYNLFPSADMILSMSKEYGTYDELWKQKARANTEIDSPSLPVRMKRHAPLDMLNREYIRWKHNSQGMQFHHSRDFIQENIQMVQEESKQVPKPEAAVIRMDTTRPVHIYSIQTFNSSEQVKELLQKEMAKMPGRRFTYSQQYHSATVEPGDMTSKNDSSSAAASSVWFSSMRGDKSKVHPRHPGEARVEELRKPWRENILHANILNPTLSRDRWVWNQRHEDFQLYSKPPPFFGTPPVTIHLAGESLQQEELEAARAQYSRQLKKPAPGSSTNRPDNGPVSEFMGENSEAIQDILKDEPRKYSLRKPGRMLKPLPKSSVMNMLDNKAEAPALAPGPCMDSCKNNATPRHISLHKDHYMSVQVRTFY; from the exons ATGGTGAAAGCCCATAAAGCTCAGAGCTGCTATCATATCGAATACAAGCTGTTCCCAGGTGATACAGAGACAATCAAGGTGGACCTAATAGTGTTTGGACCAGTAGCAAAAATGTACAAAGAAGATGAGTTCAAG ATTCTGAGAACATGGCATGAAGCAGATCAGACCTGGGTTGGTTGGACCCAGATATTCAAAGTCAGAGTCGACAGGGACATGTTGATCAGTCTACTTCCTCATAAGATCAAGCTGGAGATATGTAACAGTAAGGACAAACTGTGCAGCCAGGCCCGCTATGAGAGACTGAAAGCCTTCAAATTGCCACAGGATCTGCCTGATGATACAACAGACATGTGTG ACAAGAACTTGGCTCCACAAGTGAAAACAGGTTTTCAAAAACCCACTGATGATTATGACCTTGAGGACATAAAAAAGAATGGCACCGCATCAGTTGAAGTTAGTCCCATTCGTTTGTTGGCAG GTGACACCTCAGTGACCGAACGCTTCCCCGTCTATTCATTTGGTGTATTTGAGGTCATGTTCAACATCTGTCTGGACAGACCTCTATTGTCCGACCAACTGATAGCTGAGCTCAATCCACTGGTCATCACAATTTTGTCAGCCAAATCAATGCCTTCATCCCCGGTGCCTTTCCATGTCCTACAG GAAAAATGCATGCCTGTCTATTGCCAGTACAAGTTCCATAACTTGAGCATGCACAAAACAAACCATCACAAGCACGGCCCCAACATCTACTTCAGAGATGTAAATGTGATCCTGACTGGCTTGATGAGTCCTCAAGAGCTCCAAGAGTTCCTGTCCAGTCCGCCTCTGCAGATAGAGGTTCATGATCGTGACAGAAAGTTAGAAGAAACACCAAAAACTCCAGCAATGCTTGGCACAGGCTCAGATGATCACATCCAGAGCGATGCAGCACcattcaaacataaaatgaagGCTTTTAACTCATATGGTATTGCAAGCCTGGACCTGTCTGAGTTGCTACTTGGGAGGAAAAGTCTAAAGTTGTACTTACCAATCAAATGCTGCTCTCCACCTCCGCAGCTGGATAGAGAAGGAAGTGCACGGAACAGGACGGTGACAGACACAGCTGCGAGCAAAGATCCCATGCCACAGGCCCATTATTATGATGCCAATTCTCAACTCAAAGTCACAGTTGAGGTAGCTCGCCCACTGAATGTTAAGACCGACAGCTGTGAATCGGAGTCCTATGATGGTCCATTTGGGCGTATTGTCTACCTCTTTGATTACAACAACTTCTCTGTCATGACCAAGCTGAGATCAGAGATCCTCACAATCAATGCATCTGCCTTCCATCTGGCCCCACGCTCACTGGAAAATATAGAGAGAGCTCTATCAAACTACACAATGAATTTCAAGCATGATGAGAGCAAGGATCTGGATTTCGTCTCAGGATTCCATGTGCTAGATAAGAGGAGACACATCTTTGTTCTAGAAGGGCTGAAACATAAAGCAGTGAAGAGACTTTGGGAGGCTGTTCCTATGAT GTTAAGCgagagtgaggaggagcaggtgatAGTCCGCTACAATCCAAACCTGTGTTTCTTCAAGCGCATCTATGACTCATTAGATATGGGCTTGAGTCCTATCCATCTATCTGCATCACTACAGACCATCATGAGACAGCCTCGGCTTTACATTAGAGGCATGATCCCCCAACCCTGCTTCCAGGCTTTGTCAAG GTTAAGTCAGCTGGCTCAAGTAAGGCAACTCAAAGACGTGGTGCAGTACAACCTCTTCCCCTCAGCTGACATGATTCTCAGCATGAGCAAGGAATATGGCACATATGATGAGCTGTGGAAGCAAAAAGCCAGAGCAAACACCGAGATAGACTCACCCTCTCTGCCTGTCAGGATGAAAAGACATGCACCGCTTGACATGCTCAACAGAGAATATATCAGATGGAAACACAACAGTCAGGGGATGCAATTCCACCACTCCAGGGACTTTATTCAG gaaaatattcaaatggTGCAAGAGGAAAGTAAGCAGGTGCCAAAGCCAGAGGCTGCTGTAATAAGGATGGATACAACCAGGCCAGTACACATCTACAGCATCCAGACCTTCAACTCAAGTGAGCAAGTCAAGGAGCTGCTCCAAAAAGAGATGGCTAAG ATGCCTGGGCGGAGGTTCACCTACAGTCAGCAGTACCACAGTGCTACAGTGGAGCCTGGAGACATGACTTCTAAAAATGActccagctctgctgctgcctcttcaGTTTGGTTCTCAAGTATGAGAGGTGACAAGTCCAAAGTGCACCCCAGACACCCAGGCGAGGCTCGTGTGGAAGAGCTGAGGAAG CCATGGAGAGAGAACATCCTACACGCCAACATACTGAATCCCACACTCTCACGGGACAGATGGGTCTGGAACCAGCGCCATGAGGACTTTCAACTCTACAGCAAACCTCCCCCTTTCTTCGGCACACCTCCAGTCACCATTCACCTGGCTG GAGAGTCTCTACAGCAGGAAGAGCTGGAAGCAGCCAGAGCTCAGTACAGTCGCCAGCTGAAGAAGCCGGCTCCTGGTAGCAGCACCAACCGACCAGACAACGGCCCCGTCTCAGAGTTCATGGGGGAAAACTCAGAGGCAATTCAGGATATACTGAAAGACGAACCGAGGAAGTATTCACTGAGGAAGCCAGGCCGGATGCTGAAG CCTTTGCCTAAATCATCTGTGATGAACATGCTCGACAACAAAGCAGAGGCTCCAGCTCTGGCTCCAGGCCCCTGCATGGACAGCTGCAAGAACAACGCCACACCCAGACATATCTCTCTTCACAAAGATCACTACATGTCAGTTCAAGTTAGAACTTTTTATTAG